From the genome of Penaeus chinensis breed Huanghai No. 1 chromosome 8, ASM1920278v2, whole genome shotgun sequence, one region includes:
- the LOC125028254 gene encoding uncharacterized protein LOC125028254 isoform X2, which yields MWRLTATLLLLALASAEPQGYNYPEPPLGGYLPPPPSNPVCPAVTSVVYDTRVQTSVNVQTVNQVSTQYVTTTVVRQQVVPTTLFRTRVQTQVQYQTSIVQQTTTYINYRIQTQTIPSPPVVRTQYVTSTRIVPQVSYVTQTQTRTQVVPVEVTRTQVQTVNQPVVTYETKVQQQTQVVTIPGPDVVKTRVQTVVQTSIVRSQQPGSTIYVTSTRVQQVVQTSVVRGQDVVRTSVVQRQQVIPFTSVNTRYENAVATREQVVTRTNVVTQTRVQTQVVPQEVVSTQVVPTTIYTTRYETRVQPFTQVQTVVRTQYVTPAPVVQSRQEVRTSVVQVPGPDRVVTSQVVQTQQQQQVVYQTVNQVQQVTVTRTVTGTCGGSGYNYNAPAVPFVIG from the coding sequence ATGTGGCGCTTGACGGCGACGCTGCTGCTGCTGGCTCTGGCTTCGGCCGAACCCCAGGGATACAATTACCCGGAACCACCCCTGGGAGGATAtctgcctcctccaccctctaaTCCAGTCTGCCCTGCAGTCACCTCCGTTGTATATGACACTCGTGTTCAAACGTCTGTCAACGTGCAGACTGTCAATCAAGTGAGCACGCAGTACGTTACGACCACAGTAGTTAGGCAGCAGGTCGTACCAACTACCCTTTTCCGAACGCGGGTCCAGACGCAGGTTCAGTACCAAACCAGCATAGTCCAACAGACAACGACGTATATCAATTACAGAATTCAGACCCAGACTATTCCAAGTCCACCCGTTGTACGAACGCAGTACGTTACTTCCACTCGCATCGTGCCGCAGGTCAGCTacgtcacccagacacaaactcGAACACAAGTTGTACCTGTTGAGGTAACCCGCACGCAAGTGCAGACCGTCAACCAGCCTGTTGTCACCTATGAGACTAAGGTTCAGCAACAAACGCAGGTTGTAACTATCCCTGGTCCTGACGTCGTTAAAACACGGGTTCAGACAGTTGTTCAGACCTCTATCGTGAGGAGCCAGCAACCTGGTAGTACTATATATGTAACTTCGACACGTGTGCAACAGGTGGTACAGACATCAGTCGTTCGCGGACAGGACGTCGTAAGGACCAGCGTTGTCCAGAGACAACAGGTCATTCCTTTCACATCTGTCAACACGCGTTACGAGAATGCCGTCGCCACTCGCGAACAGGTGGTGACGAGGACCAACGTGGTTACCCAGACTCGCGTCCAAACCCAGGTGGTGCCCCAGGAGGTGGTCAGCACCCAGGTGGTTCCCACCACCATATACACCACCCGCTATGAGACCCGTGTTCAGCCCTTCACACAGGTGCAGACCGTGGTCAGGACCCAGTACGTCACACCGGCCCCCGTGGTACAAAGCCGCCAGGAAGTGCGGACCTCTGTGGTCCAGGTGCCCGGTCCGGACCGCGTGGTCACCAGTCAGGTCGTGCAGACCCAGCAACAGCAGCAGGTCGTCTATCAGACAGTTAACCAGGTTCAGCAAGTCACTGTTACAAGGACAGTTACAGGAACGTGTGGAGGGTCCGGATATAACTATAACGCGCCGGCTGTTCCATTCGTAATTGGATAA
- the LOC125028254 gene encoding uncharacterized protein LOC125028254 isoform X1, whose amino-acid sequence MLALALLLLVGFAHGISLERPQRDLLGNGIDLQPSGLYGVPMDYGCQPSTIYSTQVQYSTVVVPSIVYNNQIQYATQTSVRAQQVYTTIYSEIVSTQYVPSVIYQTVTVTRTQEQVRTQVVTLPAQTSYVARTQEVVRTQVQYQTQYTTVVQSVPSTITRNVVSTVVMPQQVVSTVYQTQTVTRTQQAPGRTRTVPSTQYSTVYSTVVIPGQDVVKTSVAVSTNYAVQTITQPGQTRYITSTQVVPVTTTIYSQVVLTNTQTQYVTRTQVQTQYSTVVRTEQVRQYVTRTVTVPQQVVKTHVSTQVVPSTIYSQQVVPSIVNLPAHTEYVTVTQTVVNTQQLPGQTRVQYVTRTVYNTNYVTSTVYNKQYNTVTATYTQQPNCNSGYNYPEPAVAFNALGR is encoded by the coding sequence ATGTTGGCGCTGGCATTGCTCTTGCTGGTGGGGTTCGCTCACGGAATCTCGCTAGAAAGGCCACAGCGTGACCTGCTTGGCAACGGCATCGATCTTCAACCGTCTGGCCTGTATGGAGTTCCGATGGACTACGGCTGTCAACCTTCTACGATTTACAGCACTCAAGTCCAGTATTCCACTGTTGTCGTCCCCTCTATTGTCTACAACAACCAAATTCAGTATGCTACTCAGACGTCTGTCCGCGCACAACAGGTCTATACCACTATCTATTCTGAGATTGTCAGCACTCAGTATGTTCCTTCCGTGATCTATCAGACGGTGACTGTCACTCGCACTCAAGAACAAGTACGCACGCAGGTCGTCACTCTCCCGGCGCAGACTAGTTACGTGGCTCGCACCCAAGAAGTCGTAAGGACGCAGGTGCAATATCAGACTCAATACACGACTGTCGTTCAATCGGTACCCTCGACGATCACTAGAAATGTCGTATCTACAGTCGTAATGCCCCAGCAGGTAGTCAGTACTGTCTACCAGACACAGACGGTTACCAGGACACAGCAGGCGCCAGGTAGGACCAGAACTGTCCCCAGCACTCAGTACAGTACCGTTTATTCTACTGTAGTTATTCCGGGACAGGACGTTGTAAAGACAAGTGTCGCCGTTAGCACCAACTATGCCGTTCAGACTATCACGCAGCCTGGACAGACACGATACATCACCTCTACACAAGTGGTCCCCGTCACCACTACCATCTACTCACAGGTGGTTCTCACCAACACTCAGACGCAGTACGTGACTCGCACTCAGGTGCAGACGCAATATTCAACTGTCGTGCGTACGGAACAAGTGAGACAGTACGTCACAAGGACCGTCACAGTTCCCCAGCAGGTGGTGAAAACCCATGTTTCTACTCAGGTAGTCCCCTCAACCATCTATAGTCAACAGGTTGTTCCTTCCATCGTAAACCTTCCCGCTCACACCGAGTACGTTACTGTTACCCAGACAGTTGTCAACACCCAGCAGCTCCCTGGCCAAACCCGCGTCCAGTACGTGACCCGAACAGTCTACAACACCAACTACGTAACTTCCACGGTATACAACAAGCAATACAACACCGTGACGGCCACCTACACTCAGCAGCCCAACTGCAACTCCGGCTACAATTATCCTGAACCTGCTGTTGCCTTCAATGCACTTGGCCGTTAA